The Pantoea vagans genome includes a window with the following:
- a CDS encoding siderophore-interacting protein, with amino-acid sequence MRNTTNDRAPQRVRNELRFRHITVASKTLIAGVFWRIEFTGSDLAGFNSPSYDDHIKVFFPENAGSALALPQMTEEGIVWPGGVRPAARDYTPLTFNGVDTLTLDFYIHDGGVASSWANDAKPGDQIAMGGPRGSCVVPVDYACQIYVCDETGLPAFKRRYAEMQAQQIHLLAFADENTGRDYLGDLPNVQVTWLGSGTMQVDNLGPLIAQLDKISLPAEEYFIWLTGEGEAVKLLSDYFTQRRGAHTDFVRAVAYWHQK; translated from the coding sequence TTGCGAAACACCACTAACGATCGTGCGCCGCAGCGCGTACGCAATGAATTGCGTTTTCGTCATATCACCGTGGCGAGTAAAACCTTAATCGCCGGCGTTTTCTGGCGTATCGAATTTACCGGCAGCGATCTGGCGGGCTTTAACTCGCCATCGTATGACGATCACATCAAGGTGTTTTTCCCGGAAAACGCGGGCAGTGCGCTGGCTCTGCCGCAGATGACCGAGGAAGGCATTGTCTGGCCGGGCGGGGTGCGTCCTGCCGCGCGTGATTACACCCCGCTGACCTTTAACGGCGTTGATACGCTGACGCTCGACTTCTACATCCATGATGGCGGCGTGGCCAGCAGTTGGGCCAATGATGCTAAACCGGGTGACCAAATCGCCATGGGCGGTCCTCGGGGTTCCTGCGTGGTACCGGTCGATTACGCCTGCCAGATTTATGTCTGCGATGAAACCGGTCTGCCCGCGTTCAAGCGCCGTTATGCTGAAATGCAGGCGCAGCAGATTCATCTGCTGGCGTTTGCCGATGAAAACACCGGACGTGATTACCTGGGCGACTTGCCAAACGTGCAGGTGACCTGGTTAGGCAGCGGTACGATGCAGGTGGATAATTTGGGCCCGTTGATTGCGCAACTGGATAAGATCTCGCTGCCAGCAGAAGAGTATTTTATCTGGCTGACCGGTGAAGGCGAGGCGGTGAAGCTGCTTAGCGATTACTTCACGCAGCGTCGTGGTGCTCATACCGACTTCGTACGTGCAGTGGCTTACTGGCATCAGAAATAA
- a CDS encoding PadR family transcriptional regulator — MKHQRDFPWQSENAQRAICAGARKKRRERMLDASDIRLLMLHFLANGSAHGYELIKSVEELSKGEYSPSPGIIYPNLTLLEEMDAIRVVDAHASRKAYALNNGGRALLAENGDNVATIIERLTSLAILVNNRSIPEMEQAIHNIRHTLNHRLAQEDISPEALEVVINALNEATEKIANS; from the coding sequence ATGAAACATCAGCGGGATTTTCCATGGCAGTCCGAAAATGCACAGCGTGCAATCTGTGCAGGTGCGCGTAAAAAGCGACGAGAAAGGATGCTGGACGCCAGTGATATCCGTTTATTGATGTTGCACTTCCTGGCGAACGGATCGGCACATGGCTATGAGCTGATCAAGTCGGTTGAAGAGCTGTCGAAAGGGGAGTACTCGCCAAGCCCAGGCATTATCTATCCCAACTTAACGCTTCTGGAAGAGATGGATGCGATCCGCGTCGTGGATGCCCATGCGTCTCGTAAAGCCTATGCGCTTAACAACGGTGGTCGGGCATTATTAGCCGAGAATGGCGACAATGTTGCGACTATTATTGAGCGCCTGACTTCGTTAGCCATTCTGGTGAATAATCGCAGTATTCCGGAAATGGAACAGGCCATCCATAATATTCGACATACCTTGAATCATCGTCTGGCGCAGGAAGATATTTCGCCTGAAGCGCTTGAGGTGGTGATTAATGCGTTGAACGAAGCCACCGAAAAAATCGCCAATAGTTAA
- a CDS encoding GlcG/HbpS family heme-binding protein has translation MDKQSASASSALANSYHSISLAAARVVINAAFEAAAEYGWHISVAVVDRAGEIVSLDRSDKAIGISPTVALGKARTAALLRAPSKEFETFINAGSPSFLATPGVTPLEGGIPLWLNGEVVGAVGVSGAHGANDSQVAEMAAEALAVV, from the coding sequence ATGGATAAACAATCAGCATCAGCCAGCAGCGCGCTGGCAAACTCATACCACTCAATTTCATTGGCAGCGGCGCGAGTGGTGATTAATGCCGCCTTTGAGGCTGCCGCGGAGTATGGCTGGCATATCAGTGTGGCAGTGGTGGATCGTGCGGGCGAAATCGTGAGTCTGGATCGCAGCGACAAGGCTATAGGCATCAGTCCCACCGTTGCACTGGGTAAGGCGCGTACAGCAGCACTACTGCGCGCGCCATCGAAGGAGTTTGAGACGTTTATTAATGCAGGCAGCCCCAGTTTTCTGGCCACGCCCGGTGTGACACCGCTGGAAGGCGGCATTCCACTCTGGCTGAACGGCGAAGTCGTGGGTGCAGTAGGCGTGAGTGGGGCGCATGGTGCCAATGACTCACAGGTTGCGGAAATGGCTGCCGAAGCGCTGGCGGTAGTGTAA
- a CDS encoding helix-turn-helix domain-containing protein, with product MLSLNLKKQYINDLVDWIEANLTDELNIDLITLKSGYSKWHMQRMFKEMTGQTLASYTRKRRLTMSAMALKLTSMPLIDIAVRFGFDNQQNFTRVFKSHFSMTPGAYRRIPEMLMKDFHSRISTQRSWVNARLAEKPELQLCGEVIEWECRFGEYIDHHNQVVAQHTRDFVSFAGKHVSRGWLGFQFSPGVNSADQQHISLFQALESQYADVLPRNVQNWTGESGLYAEIDWHGTPEEINAFTAEIYYNHLPALGVARRAGKDLLKLDLKYSTPDLLQGTFYIPVSIC from the coding sequence ATGCTCAGCCTGAATCTAAAAAAACAGTACATCAACGATCTGGTGGACTGGATAGAGGCAAATCTGACCGATGAGCTTAATATCGATCTGATTACCCTGAAATCTGGTTACTCCAAATGGCACATGCAGCGCATGTTCAAAGAGATGACCGGCCAGACACTGGCGTCCTATACGCGTAAACGTCGCCTGACCATGTCAGCGATGGCGCTGAAATTGACCAGTATGCCGCTCATTGATATTGCCGTGCGCTTTGGCTTTGATAACCAACAAAATTTCACCCGGGTGTTCAAAAGCCACTTCTCCATGACGCCTGGCGCCTATCGTCGCATTCCAGAAATGCTGATGAAGGATTTCCACAGCCGCATCTCCACCCAGCGTTCATGGGTCAATGCACGTCTGGCCGAGAAGCCTGAGCTGCAGCTGTGTGGCGAAGTGATTGAATGGGAGTGCCGCTTTGGCGAATACATCGACCATCACAACCAAGTGGTGGCGCAACATACGCGCGATTTTGTCTCCTTTGCCGGTAAGCACGTCAGCCGGGGTTGGTTAGGCTTCCAGTTCAGCCCAGGCGTCAATTCTGCCGATCAGCAGCACATCAGTCTGTTCCAGGCGCTGGAAAGTCAGTATGCCGATGTACTGCCGCGCAACGTGCAGAACTGGACCGGGGAAAGCGGGTTGTATGCGGAGATTGACTGGCACGGTACGCCGGAAGAGATCAACGCCTTTACGGCAGAGATTTACTACAACCATCTGCCTGCATTGGGTGTGGCCCGTCGTGCAGGCAAAGATCTACTCAAGCTGGATCTGAAATACAGTACGCCCGATCTGCTGCAAGGCACGTTCTACATTCCAGTCTCGATCTGTTAA
- a CDS encoding UbiX family flavin prenyltransferase, protein MSRRRIIVGISGASGFQYGMKALHLLRDQDVEVHLVVTKGAEVTRSMETHWQRQDVVDLADEVHSISNLGASISSGSFKTLGMLIAPCSMNSLASIAHGLTSNLLTRSADVILKERRRLVLMVRETPLNLAHIRNMQAVTEMGGIIYPPVPAFYQQPQSVDEMVHHSVARALDLFDLDVGNLKRWGENNNDK, encoded by the coding sequence GTGAGCAGAAGGCGGATTATCGTCGGCATCAGCGGCGCGTCAGGGTTTCAGTACGGCATGAAGGCGTTGCATCTGCTGCGCGACCAAGATGTCGAGGTGCATCTGGTGGTGACCAAGGGGGCAGAAGTGACACGCTCAATGGAAACCCACTGGCAACGGCAGGATGTGGTGGATTTAGCCGATGAGGTTCACAGCATCAGCAACCTGGGGGCTTCTATCTCCAGCGGATCTTTTAAAACGCTCGGCATGTTGATTGCGCCCTGCTCAATGAACTCGTTGGCCTCGATTGCTCATGGGCTGACCAGTAATCTACTGACGCGTTCAGCTGATGTGATTCTCAAAGAACGGCGTCGGTTGGTACTGATGGTGCGTGAAACGCCGCTCAATCTGGCACACATCCGCAATATGCAAGCGGTGACCGAGATGGGCGGCATTATCTACCCTCCGGTTCCCGCCTTCTATCAGCAGCCGCAGTCGGTGGATGAGATGGTGCATCACAGTGTGGCGCGCGCCCTTGATCTGTTCGATCTCGACGTG
- a CDS encoding UbiD family decarboxylase, giving the protein MSETKTPAVHDLRSAIALLTGIKGEFVSTDTEVDPHAELSGVYRYVGAGGTCERPTRKGPAMMFNKVKGFPDVRVVTGLMSTRERVGHLLNCPPEKLGFLLKDSVHHAIAPVVTSTKPACQEVVHYAEDPGFDLRTLLPAPTNTEEDAGPYFTMGMCYASDPDTHESDITIHRLCIQSRDELSMWLTPGRHIDAFREKAEQAGKPLPISISIGVDPAIEIAACFEPPTTPLGFNELSIAGALRGYPVQLAPCVSINEKAIAHAEIVIEGELLPNVRVREDQNTNTGKAMPEFPGYTGEAKAELPVIKVKAVTHRKHPILQTTLGPSGEHVSMAGIPTEASILDMLDRAMPGRVLNVNAHTSGGGKLLAVIQFKKSSAVDEGRQRQAALIAFAAFSELKHVILVDDDVDVFDTDDILWAMQTRYQGDVDTLTIPGVRCHPLDPSQVPEYSASISQQGVTCKTIFDCTVPWHMKAHFERSKFKEVDVKRFLSDFE; this is encoded by the coding sequence ATGTCTGAAACCAAAACCCCAGCCGTACACGATCTGCGCTCGGCGATTGCCTTATTGACCGGCATCAAAGGTGAGTTTGTCAGCACTGATACTGAAGTCGATCCCCACGCTGAGCTTTCGGGCGTTTATCGCTATGTCGGGGCGGGTGGCACTTGCGAACGTCCTACGCGCAAAGGCCCGGCGATGATGTTCAATAAGGTGAAAGGCTTCCCGGATGTGCGGGTGGTAACCGGATTGATGTCAACGCGTGAGCGTGTCGGCCATCTGCTTAACTGCCCGCCAGAAAAACTCGGCTTCCTGCTGAAAGATTCGGTTCATCATGCCATCGCGCCAGTGGTGACCAGCACCAAACCGGCTTGTCAGGAAGTGGTGCACTACGCCGAAGATCCTGGCTTTGATCTGCGTACTTTGTTACCTGCACCGACCAACACCGAAGAGGATGCTGGTCCGTATTTCACCATGGGCATGTGCTACGCCTCCGATCCTGACACCCATGAATCCGATATCACCATTCATCGCCTGTGCATTCAAAGCCGTGACGAACTCTCAATGTGGTTAACGCCTGGCCGCCACATTGATGCTTTCCGTGAAAAAGCCGAGCAGGCCGGTAAGCCATTGCCAATCTCCATCAGTATCGGTGTCGATCCCGCAATTGAGATCGCCGCCTGCTTTGAACCGCCCACCACGCCTCTTGGCTTCAACGAACTCAGTATTGCCGGTGCGCTGCGCGGTTATCCGGTTCAACTGGCCCCTTGCGTTAGCATCAACGAAAAAGCCATTGCTCATGCGGAGATCGTGATTGAAGGTGAACTGCTGCCAAACGTGCGTGTACGGGAGGATCAGAACACCAATACCGGCAAAGCGATGCCGGAATTTCCGGGCTATACCGGCGAAGCCAAAGCCGAGTTACCAGTGATCAAAGTGAAAGCCGTGACCCACCGTAAACACCCGATCCTGCAAACCACGCTGGGCCCCAGTGGTGAACACGTCAGCATGGCGGGCATTCCAACTGAAGCCAGCATTCTCGATATGCTGGATCGTGCAATGCCTGGCAGGGTGTTGAACGTCAATGCGCACACTTCCGGCGGTGGCAAGCTGTTGGCGGTGATCCAGTTCAAAAAGTCATCGGCGGTGGATGAAGGGCGTCAGCGTCAGGCAGCCCTGATCGCTTTTGCCGCTTTCTCTGAACTCAAGCATGTGATCCTGGTGGATGACGATGTGGATGTGTTCGACACCGACGACATTCTGTGGGCAATGCAAACTCGCTATCAAGGCGATGTCGATACCCTCACCATTCCCGGTGTGCGCTGCCATCCGCTCGATCCTTCCCAGGTGCCGGAATACAGTGCCAGCATCAGCCAGCAGGGCGTGACCTGCAAAACCATCTTTGACTGCACCGTGCCGTGGCATATGAAAGCGCATTTCGAACGTTCGAAGTTCAAAGAAGTCGATGTGAAACGTTTTCTATCCGATTTTGAGTAA
- a CDS encoding SDR family NAD(P)-dependent oxidoreductase, with product MASLQNKHLVVFGGSSGIGLKVAQQAAALGAELTLVGRNEERLQQAQSLLLEQGENVSILAVDAHDHAALREAFGQIKPFDHLVSMVGDAMGGGFLNADMSLIEKVIHSKFLTNVLIGKLAAEKIREGGSITFTAGTGGRAQNACASYVGNQGIVSLAQGLAAELAPKARVNCVAPTWTVTPFWRHQDEEQVEQTRQHFAEIIPLKRTAEIDELASAYLFLIQNDFITGQQIAVDGGIMLS from the coding sequence ATGGCAAGTTTGCAGAATAAGCATCTGGTGGTATTTGGCGGCAGCTCTGGCATTGGGTTAAAGGTGGCGCAGCAAGCAGCAGCACTTGGCGCCGAACTTACGCTGGTTGGTCGGAATGAAGAACGTTTGCAACAGGCGCAGTCGCTGTTGCTTGAACAGGGCGAGAACGTGTCGATCCTGGCAGTGGATGCGCATGACCACGCGGCGTTGCGTGAGGCCTTTGGGCAGATCAAGCCCTTCGACCACCTGGTTTCAATGGTGGGTGATGCGATGGGGGGCGGTTTTCTCAATGCTGACATGTCGCTGATTGAGAAAGTCATTCACTCCAAATTTCTGACGAATGTATTGATTGGCAAACTGGCGGCCGAGAAGATCCGCGAGGGGGGATCGATAACCTTTACGGCGGGCACGGGTGGTCGGGCGCAGAATGCCTGTGCCAGCTATGTTGGCAATCAGGGCATCGTCTCGCTGGCACAAGGTTTGGCAGCGGAACTGGCACCGAAAGCGCGTGTAAACTGTGTTGCACCGACCTGGACAGTCACGCCATTCTGGCGACATCAGGATGAAGAGCAGGTTGAGCAAACGCGTCAGCACTTTGCTGAGATTATCCCGCTGAAGCGCACGGCAGAAATTGATGAACTCGCCAGCGCATACCTCTTTCTCATCCAAAACGACTTTATCACTGGACAACAAATTGCGGTGGACGGCGGCATTATGCTGAGCTGA